Proteins encoded in a region of the Sugiyamaella lignohabitans strain CBS 10342 chromosome B, complete sequence genome:
- the RIM1 gene encoding Rim1p (ssDNA-binding protein essential for mitochondrial genome maintenance; involved in mitochondrial DNA replication; GO_component: GO:0042645 - mitochondrial nucleoid [Evidence IDA] [PMID 10869431]; GO_component: GO:0005739 - mitochondrion [Evidence IEA,IEA]; GO_component: GO:0005739 - mitochondrion [Evidence IDA] [PMID 1324172]; GO_component: GO:0005739 - mitochondrion [Evidence IDA] [PMID 14576278]; GO_component: GO:0005739 - mitochondrion [Evidence IDA] [PMID 16823961]; GO_function: GO:0003677 - DNA binding [Evidence IEA]; GO_function: GO:0003697 - single-stranded DNA binding [Evidence IEA]; GO_function: GO:0003697 - single-stranded DNA binding [Evidence IDA] [PMID 1324172]; GO_process: GO:0006260 - DNA replication [Evidence IEA,IEA]; GO_process: GO:0006264 - mitochondrial DNA replication [Evidence ISS] [PMID 1324172]; GO_process: GO:0000002 - mitochondrial genome maintenance [Evidence IMP] [PMID 1324172]), with product MMNRFLSSRSTIARGLNSVNSVRNFSATTLRADVARFTAVGRIGADLEKQKAASSETEYLRYPLAVGNNKGETSWFNIVVFDNRAIDFMTKYLHKGSTVFVEADASIHSFTGENGEVRQNLQLIQQSVSPVSVKKRETVEE from the coding sequence atgaTGAACCGTTTCCTTAGCTCGCGTTCCACAATTGCCCGTGGACTCAACTCTGTCAACTCCGTGCGTAACTTTTCCGCCACCACTCTTCGAGCAGACGTTGCTCGATTTACCGCAGTTGGCAGAATTGGTGCTGACCTAGAGAAGCAAAAGGCTGCCTCATCTGAGACCGAGTATCTTCGTTATCCATTGGCTGTTGGTAACAACAAGGGTGAAACCTCTTGGTTTAATATTGTTGTATTTGACAACCGTGCTATTGATTTCATGACCAAGTACCTCCACAAAGGCTCCACTGTGTTTGTCGAGGCTGATGCTTCTATCCATAGTTTCACTGGTGAAAATGGTGAGGTCAGACAAAATCTTCAGTTGATCCAACAATCTGTGAGCCCTGTATCAGTTAAAAAGAGGGAGACCGTAGAAGAGTAA
- a CDS encoding prenylcysteine lyase, putative, with protein MFQQILSLIGSFNLGNNGLVPNLVSQQTEVLPLNASIAIIGAGAGGSSAAYHLSNYSRHQVDVTIFDKNDYIGGRVKTIEIEGESYELGGSIFVTVNSLLIEGAEQFNLNISTPEEPEGNNSTVSVWDGQELIYDFPRGWSWWKGILFLKDFGLSPLYATYYMRTTIGKFLQLYEEPLFPWSSLTTVVDEVGLTELIGTDSRTWLNKNTSVGTKFQDTILQALTRVNYASNLDHIHSLAAMVCLAAEDGVRQIVGGNNQIFHNWVKASGAYVKLNHPVSNIVKSNEGWLVDGNYFDYVILAAPFAHSDLSIISGTHGEDVHLIETEKLIPDVPYVELHVTFVLSKEKIDGGNYFGKYGYSYGTILTTTTPPYAEPQFLSLSQEGTTEKGHYVYKLFSYEDLSDEQLIDIFGWVKTPKTLLKVWRKTWYSYPKMQPVSELANIEIAPNLFYTSGMDPFISTMETNALSGKNIAKLLQARIYNKQNNQ; from the coding sequence ATGTTTCAACAAATTCTTTCCCTCATTGGCAGTTTTAACTTGGGGAACAATGGTCTGGTTCCTAATCTAGTCTCACAACAGACCGAAGTATTACCGTTAAATGCTTCAATTGCAATCATAGGCGCTGGTGCAGGTGGGTCTTCGGCGGCATACCATCTCTCAAATTATTCACGCCATCAGGTCGACGTGACTATTTTTGATAAAAACGACTATATTGGAGGCAGGGTCAAGACGATTGAGATTGAAGGCGAATCTTATGAACTTGGAGGATCAATATTTGTCACCGTCAACTCTTTGCTGATTGAGGGAGCTGAGCAGTTTAACCTTAATATCAGCACACCAGAGGAACCAGAAGGAAACAATTCAACTGTATCGGTATGGGACGGTCAAGAACTTATTTATGACTTTCCAAGAGGTTGGTCTTGGTGGAAGGGTATACTTTTTCTAAAGGACTTTGGGCTGTCACCGTTGTATGCCACTTACTATATGAGAACGACTATTGGAAAGTTCCTACAATTATACGAGGAGCCCCTTTTCCCATGGTCAAGTTTGACAACTGTGGTTGATGAGGTTGGTCTGACAGAATTAATTGGTACAGATTCTAGAACTTGGcttaataaaaatacatcAGTTGGTACTAAGTTTCAGGATACTATACTACAGGCTCTGACAAGAGTAAACTATGCATCGAATTTGGATCATATCCATTcattagcagcaatggTCTGCTTAGCAGCTGAAGACGGTGTGCGTCAAATCGTTGGGGGCAATAACCAAATCTTTCACAATTGGGTTAAAGCTTCAGGCGCATATGTTAAATTGAATCATCCAGTGAGCAATATTGTAAAATCAAACGAAGGATGGCTGGTAGATGGCAACTATTTCGACTATGTTATCCTCGCTGCACCATTTGCACACTCGGATCTTTCCATTATCAGTGGTACACACGGAGAAGACGTACACTTAATTGAGACCGAGAAACTAATCCCAGATGTCCCATACGTGGAACTGCACGTAACATTTGTCTTATCAAAGGAAAAGATTGATGGCGGTAATTACTTTGGAAAATACGGCTACTCATACGGGACCATCCTTACTACCACAACGCCACCCTATGCTGAACCACAATTCCTTTCTTTATCTCAGGAGGGAACTACAGAAAAAGGACATTATGTGTATAAACTGTTCTCGTATGAAGACTTGAGTGACGagcaattgattgatataTTCGGATGGGTTAAAACTCCTAAAACGCTTTTAAAAGTATGGAGAAAGACTTGGTATAGCTACCCAAAAATGCAACCTGTATCGGAGCTTGCTAATATTGAGATAGCACCTAATCTGTTTTATACTAGTGGAATGGATCCATTTATTAGCACTATGGAAACAAATGCTCTGTCAGGAAAGAATATTGCCAAACTCTTACAGGCAAGAATTTATAATAAACAGAACAACCAATAA
- the MEP2 gene encoding ammonium permease MEP2 (Ammonium permease involved in regulation of pseudohyphal growth; belongs to a ubiquitous family of cytoplasmic membrane proteins that transport only ammonium (NH4+); expression is under the nitrogen catabolite repression regulation; GO_component: GO:0016021 - integral component of membrane [Evidence IEA]; GO_component: GO:0016021 - integral component of membrane [Evidence ISM] [PMID 12192589]; GO_component: GO:0016020 - membrane [Evidence IEA,IEA,IEA]; GO_component: GO:0005886 - plasma membrane [Evidence IDA] [PMID 11069679]; GO_component: GO:0005886 - plasma membrane [Evidence IDA] [PMID 24124599]; GO_function: GO:0008519 - ammonium transmembrane transporter activity [Evidence IEA]; GO_function: GO:0008519 - ammonium transmembrane transporter activity [Evidence IDA,IMP] [PMID 9234685]; GO_process: GO:0072488 - ammonium transmembrane transport [Evidence IEA]; GO_process: GO:0015696 - ammonium transport [Evidence IEA,IEA]; GO_process: GO:0015696 - ammonium transport [Evidence IMP] [PMID 9234685]; GO_process: GO:0019740 - nitrogen utilization [Evidence IMP] [PMID 9234685]; GO_process: GO:0007124 - pseudohyphal growth [Evidence IMP] [PMID 9482721]; GO_process: GO:0006810 - transport [Evidence IEA]) produces the protein MGDTGGDSLTTDVNKQYDLANMVWIMTAGALVWIMIPGVGLLYSGLSRKKHGLSLIWAGMMATALVSFQWFFWGYSLTFSHEANKFLGKLDNFAMMNVLAAPSVGSALIPDILYMFYQGMFAAITGMLMVGGAHERARLGPMMVFLFIWMTVVYCPIACWTWNPAGWIAVMGGLDFAGGGPVHMTSGAGALAYALICGKRNDPAATGIPVYKPHNIFYIVLGTIFLWFGWFGFNGGSSGNATIRGYYAAANTNLAASCGALAWMFLDYFRKGKKWSTVALCSGAIAGLVGITPAAGFVPIYFAVPTGILAAVGANLAGDLKHVLRIDDGLDIFALHGVGGFIGSICTGLFAADYVAALDGLTVISGGWINHHYKQLGFQLAGACATLGWSFVVSAIILFAMDKIPGLHLRMHAEDEATGTDLSQIGELAMWEEEDSVIPGVHANTLVNPTPEKHSRTNSQSDVTSPEAPVIEA, from the coding sequence ATGGGGGATACAGGTGGTGATTCATTGACAACTGATGTCAACAAACAATATGACCTGGCCAATATGGTCTGGATTATGACAGCCGGTGCCTTAGTTTGGATTATGATTCCTGGTGTTGGATTGTTATATTCGGGTCTGTCAAGGAAAAAGCATGGACTATCATTAATTTGGGCTGGTATGATGGCCACGGCTCTTGTGTCATTCCAATGGTTCTTCTGGGGCTATTCCCTTACTTTTTCGCACGAGGCCAATAAGTTCCTCGGTAAATTAGACAATTTCGCTATGATGAATGTTTTGGCTGCACCTTCTGTTGGCTCAGCTCTTATCCCTGACATTCTATATATGTTTTACCAAGGCATGTTCGCTGCTATTACTGGTATGCTTATGGTTGGTGGTGCCCACGAAAGAGCTCGTTTGGGTCCTATGATggttttcttgttcatcTGGATGACTGTCGTCTACTGCCCTATCGCCTGTTGGACTTGGAACCCTGCTGGTTGGATTGCCGTTATGGGTGGTCTTGattttgctggtggtggccCTGTCCATATGACATCCGGAGCTGGTGCCTTAGCTTATGCTCTGATCTGTGGTAAGAGAAATGATCCTGCTGCCACTGGAATCCCTGTCTACAAGCCTCACAATATCTTTTACATTGTTCTTGGAACAATTTTCCTATGGTTTGGATGGTTTGGCTTCAACggtggttcttctggtaACGCTACTATCCGTGGATACtatgctgctgccaacaCCAATCTTGCTGCTTCTTGTGGTGCTCTTGCTTGGATGTTCTTGGACTATTTCAGAAAGGGAAAGAAGTGGTCTACTGTTGCTCTCTGTTCTGGTGCCATTGCTGGTCTTGTTGGTAttactcctgctgctggttttgttcctatttattttgctgTCCCAACTGGTATTCTTGCCGCTGTTGGTGCCAACTTGGCTGGTGATTTAAAGCATGTATTGAGAATTGACGACGGCTTGGACATTTTTGCCCTCcatggtgttggtggtttCATTGGCAGTATCTGCACCGGTCTTTTTGCTGCCGACTatgttgctgctcttgacGGTCTGACCGTAATTTCTGGTGGATGGATCAACCATCATTACAAGCAGCTCGGATTCCAACTAGCTGGTGCTTGTGCCACTCTAGGATGGTCTTTCGTTGTCTCCGCTATCATCTTATTTGCCATGGACAAGATTCCTGGTTTGCACTTGAGAATGcatgctgaagatgaggcTACTGGTACTGATTTATCGCAAATTGGCGAATTGGCCATGTGGGAGGAAGAGGACTCAGTTATTCCTGGCGTCCATGCCAATACATTGGTTAACCCCACACCTGAAAAACACTCTCGCACCAACAGCCAGAGTGATGTGACATCTCCTGAGGCTCCTGTAATTGAAGCCTAG